Proteins encoded by one window of Chryseobacterium aquaeductus:
- the pelA gene encoding pectate lyase, with the protein MNFKLTIASFCLITSASFAQVKDTLAEKMMVYQLPNGGWGKHTSDKKNADYTKKIDPKLLKIIKATGNDFATIDNNATSKEINGLIKAYQTTKNPDYLKSAERGIEYLLSMQYDNGGFPQYFPNTSIYRKQVTYNDNAMINVLMILYNVAEGTDGFEVVDSKLKDRCKIAIRKGIQCILKTQIVQNGKLSIWADQYNEITLKPEKARAFEPMSLATGESVNIVKFLMMQPASPEIEKSIKSAIQWFRDSKITGYAYEVSNVDGKAVRTLSKKEGSVVWARFYDIPTNKPVFGDRDGSVKFNYEEVSEERRMGYSWYNESGTKLIEKEYVKWLKKNKISE; encoded by the coding sequence ATGAATTTTAAACTAACAATTGCCTCATTTTGTCTGATCACATCAGCTTCTTTTGCGCAGGTAAAAGATACTTTAGCAGAAAAAATGATGGTTTACCAACTACCAAATGGCGGTTGGGGAAAACATACAAGCGATAAAAAAAACGCAGATTATACCAAGAAGATCGATCCGAAACTTTTAAAAATAATTAAAGCAACCGGAAACGATTTTGCAACAATCGATAACAATGCTACTTCAAAAGAAATCAATGGTTTAATAAAAGCTTATCAAACCACGAAAAATCCTGATTATCTGAAGTCTGCAGAAAGAGGAATTGAATATTTACTTTCTATGCAGTACGATAATGGTGGCTTTCCGCAATACTTCCCAAATACGTCTATTTACAGAAAGCAAGTCACGTATAATGATAATGCAATGATTAATGTGTTAATGATCTTATACAATGTGGCAGAGGGGACAGATGGTTTTGAAGTGGTAGATTCTAAACTAAAAGATCGGTGTAAAATTGCAATACGAAAAGGAATACAGTGTATTTTAAAAACTCAGATTGTACAAAACGGAAAACTGTCTATCTGGGCAGATCAGTATAACGAAATAACTTTAAAACCTGAGAAAGCACGAGCTTTTGAGCCGATGTCTCTGGCAACAGGAGAATCTGTAAATATTGTAAAATTTCTGATGATGCAACCTGCAAGTCCGGAAATAGAAAAATCAATCAAATCTGCAATACAGTGGTTTAGAGATTCAAAAATAACGGGGTATGCTTACGAAGTTTCAAACGTAGACGGAAAAGCTGTTCGTACATTAAGTAAAAAAGAAGGTTCGGTAGTATGGGCAAGATTTTATGATATTCCTACCAACAAACCCGTCTTTGGTGATCGTGACGGAAGTGTGAAATTCAACTACGAAGAAGTTTCTGAAGAACGAAGAATGGGCTACAGTTGGTACAACGAATCCGGTACAAAACTGATTGAAAAGGAGTACGTAAAATGGCTGAAGAAAAATAAAATTTCTGAATAA
- a CDS encoding rhamnogalacturonan acetylesterase, with the protein MKKIILILSILISALSIAQKKPTLFLIGDSTMSNKDNPDKNPEHGWGQVLPQFLTTGIEIQNHAMNGRSSKSFRTEGRWDKVQKQLKKGDFVVIQFGHNDQKLKDSTKFTNPHTQYRANLERYVNETISKGATPILMTSITRRNFNENGVLIDTHTDYPLVVRMVADDMKVAFVNMQLLTEQMEIAAGPEKSKLLHLHFKAGENPYYPKDKADDTHLSKLGAETVAKLALKSLKNLKIGLEKYIK; encoded by the coding sequence ATGAAAAAAATAATTTTAATTCTAAGCATCTTAATTTCAGCATTATCAATTGCTCAGAAAAAACCAACTTTATTCCTAATCGGTGATTCTACGATGTCAAACAAAGACAATCCGGATAAAAACCCGGAACACGGTTGGGGACAAGTATTGCCGCAATTTTTAACTACAGGTATTGAAATTCAAAACCATGCCATGAACGGAAGAAGCTCAAAAAGTTTTCGAACCGAAGGGCGTTGGGATAAGGTGCAAAAACAATTGAAAAAAGGTGATTTCGTAGTCATACAGTTTGGTCACAATGACCAAAAACTGAAAGATTCAACAAAATTTACAAATCCTCATACGCAGTACAGAGCCAATCTTGAGAGATATGTGAACGAGACCATATCAAAAGGTGCAACACCCATTCTGATGACTTCAATTACAAGAAGAAATTTTAATGAAAATGGAGTTTTGATTGACACTCACACAGATTATCCTTTGGTGGTAAGAATGGTTGCAGATGACATGAAAGTTGCTTTTGTAAATATGCAATTACTAACCGAACAAATGGAAATTGCTGCAGGTCCGGAAAAATCAAAGCTGCTGCATCTGCATTTCAAAGCTGGTGAAAATCCTTATTATCCAAAAGATAAAGCGGATGACACGCATTTGTCAAAATTGGGTGCAGAAACGGTGGCAAAACTGGCGTTGAAATCTTTGAAAAATTTAAAAATTGGTCTGGAAAAATATATTAAATAA
- a CDS encoding cupin domain-containing protein, which translates to MNFKKEPFFDGNSDWEDLGDGVSRQFVGYNSQVMMVIVKFEKDAIGALHQHFHSQITYVASGKFEVTIDNEIKILQQGDGFFAQPNIFHGVKCLEAGQLIDSFTPFREDFLKG; encoded by the coding sequence ATGAATTTCAAAAAAGAACCATTTTTCGATGGCAATTCCGACTGGGAAGATTTGGGAGACGGAGTTTCCAGACAGTTTGTAGGCTATAATTCTCAGGTTATGATGGTGATTGTTAAGTTTGAGAAAGATGCTATCGGTGCTTTACACCAACATTTTCATTCGCAGATTACGTATGTTGCGTCTGGCAAATTTGAAGTCACCATTGATAACGAAATAAAAATTTTACAACAAGGAGACGGATTTTTTGCTCAACCCAATATTTTTCATGGCGTAAAATGTCTGGAAGCCGGGCAACTGATCGATTCTTTCACACCTTTCAGAGAAGATTTTTTAAAAGGTTAA
- the mce gene encoding methylmalonyl-CoA epimerase, which translates to MKLEHIGIAVKSLETSDNLFERLLGKKSYKNETVEREGVTTSFYETGQSKIELLEANTAESAISKFIEKKGEGIHHLAFGVDNILDEIERLKKEGFQFISEEPKEGADNKLVVFLHPKSTNGVLVELCQEKQ; encoded by the coding sequence ATGAAATTAGAACATATTGGTATTGCAGTAAAATCTTTGGAAACATCTGATAACCTGTTTGAAAGGCTTTTAGGTAAAAAATCTTATAAAAATGAAACCGTAGAGCGAGAAGGTGTGACGACGTCATTTTACGAAACCGGACAAAGTAAAATCGAACTTCTGGAAGCAAACACAGCAGAAAGTGCGATCTCGAAATTTATTGAGAAAAAAGGTGAAGGGATTCATCATTTAGCTTTTGGGGTTGATAATATTTTGGATGAGATCGAAAGATTAAAAAAAGAAGGATTTCAGTTTATCTCAGAAGAACCGAAAGAAGGTGCTGATAACAAATTAGTTGTCTTCTTGCATCCCAAATCAACCAATGGAGTGCTGGTAGAACTTTGTCAAGAAAAGCAATAA
- a CDS encoding DUF4861 family protein: MSFSKKFLFGVIYAIDCAIGTSLSSQTSIKVKNTQDFSRSEIVSISVNQLRNFLSKNKESDLRIKDAQNEYQPIQWVDDNGDGKNDELLFQANLDSNKTNLYTIFSDPKTPIPESKLTTYSRLVPERADDYTWENDKIAFRVYGPKGQAEALAKVKSSTLSSGVDIWLKRTEKSVINEWYKGYLTDPLYYHKDTRGEGYDPYHVGASRGTGGIGIWENEKLQVSKNFVTSKTITEGPLRTVFELTYAPWSEFGVKETKRISLDLGSNFSMFESTFESEKPVPNYTVGITLHKNEGESKLNDKSGYYLHWEKIDDAFVGEGIVIDPKIVQKSLAFKSETPDQSNLLVVTNPQKKLTYYAGFAWQKSGQIQTQKDWEHLLQRQTLIIANPLIITIY; encoded by the coding sequence ATGTCATTCAGTAAAAAATTCTTATTTGGAGTCATTTATGCAATCGATTGCGCTATTGGAACAAGTTTATCTTCGCAAACTTCAATTAAGGTGAAAAATACACAGGATTTCTCACGAAGCGAAATTGTTTCGATCTCTGTCAACCAATTGAGAAATTTTTTAAGTAAAAATAAAGAATCAGATTTAAGAATAAAAGATGCTCAAAATGAATATCAGCCTATTCAATGGGTTGATGATAATGGCGATGGTAAAAATGACGAATTACTTTTTCAGGCAAATTTAGATTCAAATAAAACAAATTTGTATACCATTTTTTCAGATCCTAAAACTCCCATTCCTGAAAGTAAGTTAACTACCTATTCAAGATTAGTACCTGAGAGGGCAGATGATTACACTTGGGAAAATGATAAAATTGCCTTCCGAGTTTATGGTCCCAAAGGGCAGGCTGAAGCTTTGGCCAAGGTAAAAAGCAGCACACTTTCTAGCGGTGTAGATATCTGGCTGAAAAGAACTGAAAAATCAGTAATTAATGAATGGTACAAAGGTTATCTCACAGATCCACTTTATTATCACAAAGATACTAGAGGTGAAGGGTACGATCCTTATCATGTAGGCGCCAGTCGCGGAACCGGAGGAATCGGAATTTGGGAAAACGAAAAACTGCAGGTTTCAAAAAATTTTGTAACCTCAAAAACGATTACTGAAGGACCTTTGAGAACTGTTTTTGAACTGACTTATGCTCCGTGGAGTGAATTTGGAGTGAAAGAAACCAAAAGAATTTCTCTTGACTTAGGTTCAAATTTTTCTATGTTTGAATCAACTTTTGAATCTGAAAAACCAGTCCCGAATTACACAGTGGGAATTACCCTTCACAAAAACGAAGGTGAAAGCAAACTCAATGATAAAAGCGGATATTACCTGCATTGGGAAAAAATAGATGACGCATTTGTGGGCGAAGGTATTGTGATTGATCCCAAAATTGTTCAAAAATCTTTAGCCTTCAAATCTGAAACTCCGGATCAAAGTAATTTGTTGGTTGTTACAAATCCACAAAAAAAACTAACGTATTATGCAGGATTTGCATGGCAGAAAAGCGGACAGATTCAAACTCAGAAAGATTGGGAACATTTATTGCAAAGACAGACTTTGATTATCGCTAATCCGCTTATAATTACTATTTATTAA
- a CDS encoding alpha/beta hydrolase has translation MSFHKLYFLFVFFVGAKAFGQTKPNATPYTNEATYEKLKKKHPFITPLNRPVPSNIRIDQDVEYANINGLSLKADIYYPLDQSKKHPGVAMVHGGGWISGSKENEKYMAQELAAKGYVAIAVDYRLADVAKYPSAIDDVENAIKFLKKNKKKYSLHSKKIAVLGESAGAQIATLVGVQNENKIKAIINIDGIVSFIHPEAEESTYAAFWLGGDKDVNLKNWTEASPLEYVGKNTPPTLFINSSQPRFHAGRDDMMKILKSHNIFTEYHEIKDTPHSFWSAEPWFSETLDLTVNFLDKTLK, from the coding sequence ATGAGTTTTCACAAACTATATTTTCTTTTTGTTTTTTTTGTAGGAGCAAAAGCATTCGGTCAGACAAAGCCGAATGCTACTCCTTACACCAACGAAGCAACTTATGAAAAATTAAAAAAGAAACATCCGTTTATCACTCCTTTGAACAGACCGGTTCCTTCAAATATAAGGATTGATCAAGATGTAGAATATGCCAACATCAACGGACTTTCTCTGAAAGCTGACATCTACTACCCTCTCGATCAATCAAAAAAACATCCGGGAGTTGCAATGGTTCACGGTGGCGGCTGGATTTCGGGAAGTAAAGAAAACGAAAAATATATGGCTCAGGAATTGGCGGCAAAAGGTTACGTAGCCATTGCTGTCGATTATCGTCTGGCAGATGTTGCAAAATATCCCTCAGCAATTGATGATGTGGAAAATGCCATCAAATTTTTAAAGAAGAACAAGAAAAAATATTCTTTACACTCTAAGAAAATAGCAGTTTTAGGAGAATCTGCGGGAGCACAAATCGCAACTTTGGTAGGAGTTCAAAACGAGAATAAAATTAAGGCAATTATCAACATCGATGGCATCGTTTCATTCATTCATCCTGAAGCTGAAGAAAGCACTTATGCAGCCTTCTGGTTGGGTGGTGACAAAGATGTAAATCTTAAAAACTGGACGGAAGCTTCACCTTTGGAATACGTTGGCAAAAACACACCGCCTACTCTATTCATCAACTCTTCACAACCACGATTTCATGCAGGAAGAGATGATATGATGAAGATTTTAAAAAGTCATAATATCTTTACTGAATATCATGAAATCAAAGATACGCCGCATTCATTTTGGTCTGCCGAACCGTGGTTTAGCGAAACTTTAGATTTGACGGTTAACTTTTTAGATAAAACCTTAAAATAA
- the rbfA gene encoding 30S ribosome-binding factor RbfA has translation MESNRQRKVAQIIQEDFAELFRKQSAESKQTFLVSVSDVKISPDLGVAKIYLSIFPQEFRASIMKEIEMNKAQYRNFLGQKMAKQVRVIPQLNFYLDTALDDVEKIEKELRGEGDNPVL, from the coding sequence ATGGAAAGTAACAGACAAAGAAAAGTAGCACAAATAATACAGGAAGATTTCGCAGAACTTTTCCGCAAACAGTCAGCAGAAAGTAAACAAACTTTTTTAGTTTCTGTTTCTGATGTGAAAATATCTCCGGATTTGGGAGTAGCAAAAATTTATTTAAGCATTTTCCCTCAAGAGTTTAGAGCTTCAATTATGAAGGAAATTGAGATGAATAAAGCTCAGTACAGAAACTTCCTTGGTCAAAAGATGGCAAAGCAGGTTCGTGTAATTCCTCAACTCAATTTTTATTTGGATACTGCACTTGATGATGTGGAAAAAATCGAAAAAGAACTGAGAGGAGAAGGAGATAATCCTGTATTGTAA
- a CDS encoding pectinesterase family protein — protein MKKFLFIVLVFCVQLLFAQKNPYIIITVAQDGSGQFTSIQKAITSIRDLGPGEALVKIKAGTYHEKIVIPSSKHHITLQGESKENTIITNNDFSGKMDAMNEKMTTFNSYTLLIMADDIKISDLTIQNSSCNEGQAVALHVEGDRFFIKDSKIVGCQDTVYTGGNHSRQYYENCFIEGTTDFIFGSATVVFKNCTIKSLANSYITASSTDQSKSFGYVFFDCKLIAKDGITKVFLGRPWRPYARTVFINTEMGNHIVPEGWNPWKGDKMFPDKDKTAFYAEYGSKGEGGKTENRVAWSHQLTKKEAKKYTIKNIFGDWNLNMNDK, from the coding sequence ATGAAGAAGTTCCTTTTCATCGTATTGGTTTTTTGTGTTCAATTATTATTTGCGCAAAAAAATCCATACATAATAATTACGGTAGCGCAGGATGGAAGTGGACAATTCACTTCCATTCAAAAAGCAATTACTTCGATCAGAGATTTGGGTCCGGGCGAAGCTTTAGTTAAAATTAAAGCTGGAACCTATCATGAAAAGATCGTCATTCCTTCATCGAAGCATCACATTACTTTACAGGGCGAAAGCAAAGAAAATACAATCATCACCAACAATGATTTTTCCGGAAAAATGGATGCGATGAATGAGAAAATGACGACTTTCAATTCTTACACCCTTCTGATAATGGCGGATGATATTAAAATTTCAGATTTGACGATTCAAAATAGTTCTTGCAATGAAGGTCAGGCGGTTGCACTTCATGTGGAAGGTGACCGATTTTTCATTAAAGATTCTAAAATTGTGGGTTGTCAGGATACTGTTTACACCGGAGGAAATCACAGCAGACAATATTATGAAAACTGTTTTATTGAAGGAACCACCGATTTTATTTTTGGTTCGGCAACAGTAGTTTTTAAAAATTGTACCATTAAAAGTTTAGCCAATTCTTATATCACTGCGTCATCTACCGATCAGTCTAAAAGTTTTGGCTATGTATTTTTCGACTGTAAATTGATTGCAAAAGATGGCATCACCAAAGTTTTCCTTGGAAGACCTTGGAGACCTTATGCAAGAACAGTTTTCATCAATACAGAAATGGGAAATCATATCGTTCCCGAAGGCTGGAACCCATGGAAAGGTGATAAAATGTTTCCCGATAAAGACAAAACCGCTTTTTACGCAGAATATGGAAGCAAAGGCGAAGGCGGAAAAACCGAAAACCGTGTAGCTTGGTCGCATCAATTGACAAAAAAAGAAGCAAAAAAATACACCATCAAAAATATTTTCGGAGATTGGAATCTGAATATGAATGATAAGTGA
- a CDS encoding glycoside hydrolase family 28 protein, with protein sequence MKKSFKIIGLVTAMLLSGQFYAQNLDIYKNIEFKMPQVAETSFPANTVSIKDFGGVAGGKVKNTEAFKKAIDALVKKGGGKLVVPRGMWLTGPIELKSNINLHVDEGAFLVFSKDKNDYPLVDVSFEGLETIRCTSPINAKNAKNIAITGKGVIDGSGDAWRAVKKSKLAEGEWKKFVSSGGVLSADGKTWFPSESYKKGFESSSNFNVPDKISKSDLESVKDFLRPVMVSLVGCDQVLLDGPTFQNSPAWNIHPLMCSNVILRNLTVRNPWYSQNGDGVDLESCKNVLIYDNTFDVGDDAICIKSGKDEDGRKRNMPTENVIIKNNVVYHGHGGFVIGSEMSGGARNIHVSDCTFIGTDIGLRFKTTRGRGGVVENIYIKNIDMIDIPTQTIGFNMFYEGASPVLEDGQKEEKNKAPEKVFPVTEETPVFRNIYFKNINAVNSYEALSINGLAEMNIKNIVIEDSQFDTKKALTIVDADGISLKNVRLNYTEGTGVVIYNSKNIDLSTLQLTSAQKPTIKVLGSKTSAVKLPKNVTGEQLQISKEIAKNAVR encoded by the coding sequence ATGAAGAAATCATTCAAAATAATAGGTCTTGTCACGGCAATGTTATTATCCGGACAATTCTACGCTCAAAATTTAGACATTTACAAAAATATTGAGTTTAAAATGCCTCAGGTGGCGGAAACTTCTTTTCCTGCAAATACCGTTTCGATTAAAGATTTTGGTGGTGTTGCAGGTGGAAAAGTGAAAAATACGGAAGCTTTTAAAAAAGCTATTGATGCTTTGGTGAAAAAAGGTGGCGGCAAATTGGTTGTTCCGCGAGGAATGTGGCTGACCGGTCCTATCGAACTAAAAAGCAACATCAATCTCCATGTTGACGAAGGTGCTTTTTTAGTATTCAGTAAAGATAAAAATGATTATCCTCTGGTTGATGTGAGTTTCGAAGGTTTGGAAACCATCCGTTGTACCTCTCCCATCAATGCCAAAAATGCAAAAAATATCGCCATCACCGGAAAAGGTGTGATTGACGGAAGCGGTGATGCATGGAGAGCTGTTAAAAAAAGTAAACTTGCTGAAGGCGAATGGAAAAAATTTGTATCATCCGGCGGTGTTCTATCAGCAGACGGAAAAACATGGTTTCCATCTGAAAGTTATAAAAAAGGATTCGAAAGCAGCTCCAATTTTAATGTTCCCGACAAAATCTCAAAGTCAGATCTAGAATCTGTGAAAGATTTTCTGCGTCCGGTTATGGTAAGTTTGGTAGGTTGCGATCAAGTTCTTTTAGACGGACCTACCTTCCAAAACTCACCAGCTTGGAATATTCATCCTTTGATGTGTTCAAATGTTATTTTAAGAAATCTTACTGTAAGAAATCCTTGGTATTCTCAAAACGGAGATGGTGTAGATCTCGAATCTTGTAAAAATGTTTTGATCTACGACAATACTTTTGACGTAGGTGACGATGCCATCTGTATCAAATCCGGTAAAGATGAAGACGGTAGAAAAAGAAATATGCCAACTGAAAATGTAATTATTAAAAACAATGTCGTTTATCACGGTCACGGAGGTTTCGTAATCGGTAGCGAAATGTCCGGAGGTGCGAGAAATATTCACGTTTCAGACTGTACTTTTATCGGAACCGATATTGGTCTTCGCTTCAAAACAACTCGTGGAAGAGGTGGCGTTGTAGAAAATATTTATATCAAAAACATCGATATGATCGACATTCCTACGCAGACTATCGGTTTTAATATGTTCTACGAAGGTGCTTCTCCGGTTTTGGAAGACGGGCAGAAAGAAGAAAAAAACAAAGCTCCCGAAAAAGTATTTCCCGTGACAGAAGAAACTCCGGTTTTCAGAAATATTTACTTTAAAAATATCAATGCGGTAAATTCTTATGAAGCACTTAGCATCAACGGTTTGGCTGAAATGAATATTAAAAACATCGTGATCGAAGATTCTCAGTTCGACACTAAAAAAGCATTGACCATAGTAGATGCAGACGGAATCAGTTTAAAAAATGTAAGATTAAATTACACTGAAGGTACTGGTGTCGTGATCTACAACAGTAAAAACATTGATCTTTCAACTTTGCAATTGACATCAGCTCAAAAACCAACCATTAAAGTTTTAGGAAGCAAAACCTCAGCGGTAAAACTACCTAAAAATGTAACAGGTGAACAGTTGCAAATTTCAAAAGAGATTGCTAAAAATGCAGTGAGGTAA
- a CDS encoding ABC transporter permease: protein MKNIAFYIASRYLLSKKGSTAVTFITWLAVGAMTVAVAAMFVIISVFSGLEVFNQNLISNLHADLTIKSTSGKNIEDVDKIKTILKKNTEIENFSRIIEEKVYLNYNGKGDIGYLRGVDSSYIKVNPIDKTIFFGKYPSFEYSNEVIMEHSLEMRLSIPVDTLNNFATVFMPKSGVGIINKEEDIYNKKNILVTGIFPGNDQLNNYIIAPIELSEELLNLPKNSAYQIVIKLKNPEKIDQVKKDLTSSIGKGIEIKTKQEENAAFWKMINTEKLFIYLIFALVIFITTFNLAGAIIILQLDKKQQAKSLVSLGFPLSHLRKTYFYTGVLIVVLGVISGLFLGTALCLFQIKTEFFKAIETLPFPVRIVAENYLTVAATASLFGISISWFFSKISKDYITKN from the coding sequence TTGAAAAACATTGCATTTTATATAGCTTCACGCTACCTTTTATCAAAAAAGGGAAGTACAGCCGTCACATTCATTACGTGGCTGGCGGTAGGTGCTATGACGGTAGCCGTTGCTGCAATGTTTGTTATTATTTCTGTTTTTTCAGGTTTAGAAGTTTTTAACCAAAATCTTATCTCAAATCTTCACGCCGATTTAACTATTAAAAGTACGTCTGGCAAAAACATAGAAGATGTAGATAAAATTAAAACCATCCTAAAAAAGAATACCGAAATTGAAAATTTCTCTAGAATTATCGAGGAAAAAGTATATCTCAATTATAACGGAAAAGGTGACATCGGCTATTTACGCGGAGTTGATTCTTCGTACATCAAAGTAAATCCTATCGATAAAACCATATTTTTTGGTAAATATCCCAGCTTCGAATATTCTAATGAGGTCATTATGGAGCATTCTCTTGAGATGCGTTTATCAATACCTGTAGATACTTTAAATAATTTCGCAACCGTTTTCATGCCAAAATCAGGTGTAGGAATTATAAACAAAGAAGAAGATATTTACAACAAAAAGAACATTCTGGTAACAGGAATTTTCCCCGGAAATGATCAATTGAACAATTATATTATTGCTCCGATTGAATTATCTGAAGAACTCTTGAATCTTCCAAAAAATTCGGCATATCAGATTGTTATTAAACTAAAAAATCCTGAAAAAATTGATCAGGTAAAAAAAGATTTAACTTCTTCTATCGGTAAAGGTATTGAGATCAAAACAAAGCAGGAAGAAAACGCAGCTTTCTGGAAGATGATAAATACAGAAAAACTTTTTATTTATTTAATATTTGCTCTGGTTATTTTTATTACAACTTTCAATCTGGCGGGAGCAATTATCATTCTACAACTAGATAAGAAACAGCAGGCAAAATCGTTAGTTTCTTTAGGATTTCCTTTAAGTCATTTACGAAAAACATATTTTTACACAGGTGTCTTAATTGTTGTATTGGGGGTGATTTCGGGCCTATTTCTGGGTACGGCACTATGTTTATTTCAAATAAAAACCGAATTTTTCAAAGCAATAGAAACCCTTCCTTTCCCTGTAAGAATTGTTGCTGAAAATTATTTAACAGTCGCCGCAACTGCATCATTATTTGGCATCTCAATCTCATGGTTTTTCTCTAAAATAAGTAAAGATTATATTACTAAAAATTAA
- a CDS encoding alpha/beta hydrolase: MKKIVFALMILLFNQVSAQEKIIVWPKGQMPNSKGLQLKTEEKEGRIVQLKETELFAFLPPKEERKQMAVIVIPGGGYYKLTYDLGGFQIAKWFNTLGISAFVLNYRLPTSPDLKQKEIAPLQDIQAAIKYIRKNAAQYGISPDQVGVIGTSAGGHLAATVSNISTDYTELKGDWEGISTIPDFAILVSPVIDLGEFAHLGSRNSLLGENASPEKINEYSMQNRVTEKTPPTILFHAQNDRTVPITNSILYYQAMTKNKVKGAMFIFPEGEHKIGINNKSELTDNWKTLCSDWLKTLNSK, encoded by the coding sequence ATGAAAAAAATTGTTTTCGCACTCATGATTTTACTTTTTAATCAGGTATCAGCTCAGGAAAAAATCATCGTCTGGCCAAAAGGTCAGATGCCAAATTCTAAAGGATTACAATTAAAAACCGAAGAGAAAGAAGGAAGAATTGTACAATTGAAAGAAACCGAACTTTTTGCATTTTTACCTCCAAAAGAAGAAAGAAAACAGATGGCAGTCATTGTAATTCCGGGTGGTGGATATTACAAACTTACCTATGATCTGGGTGGTTTTCAAATTGCAAAATGGTTTAATACTTTAGGAATTTCTGCTTTTGTCTTAAATTACAGATTGCCGACTTCACCCGATCTGAAACAGAAAGAAATTGCACCTTTACAAGATATTCAGGCAGCCATAAAATACATCAGAAAAAACGCTGCACAATACGGCATTTCGCCCGATCAGGTTGGCGTAATAGGAACTTCTGCCGGCGGACATCTGGCTGCCACGGTAAGCAATATCAGTACAGATTATACCGAATTAAAAGGCGATTGGGAAGGCATTTCAACCATTCCCGACTTTGCGATTTTGGTTTCTCCAGTGATCGATTTGGGAGAATTTGCACACTTGGGAAGTCGTAACAGTTTGTTGGGAGAAAACGCTTCTCCTGAAAAAATTAATGAATATTCTATGCAAAACCGTGTGACGGAAAAAACGCCGCCTACCATCTTATTTCATGCTCAAAATGACCGTACAGTGCCCATTACAAACAGTATTCTTTATTATCAGGCAATGACAAAAAATAAGGTGAAAGGTGCGATGTTTATCTTCCCGGAAGGCGAACATAAAATCGGGATCAATAATAAATCTGAACTTACGGACAATTGGAAAACATTGTGCTCAGATTGGCTGAAAACTTTAAACAGTAAATAG